The Haladaptatus cibarius D43 genome window below encodes:
- a CDS encoding DUF2797 domain-containing protein yields the protein MQIVGYDTGASGDGAPALLVSDEDSLSREKLVAGSELEYTLGQRHCAGTFDGSVHVSCARPGTPYCDAHTSTWICARCTGTCLKDEMDCYEDHAIYLAAFAPTTFKVGVTREWRLETRLREQGADRAVHLQTVKDGRIARQLEAEIAENFTDRVRVPMKIRDLNRSVDESAWNDALSSFDPIDSFDFDYGFELASAPVHETLASGTVVGTQGRVLVLERGGTAYATDMRDLVGYELEAGATDRSLQASLGTF from the coding sequence GTGCAAATCGTCGGGTACGACACCGGTGCATCCGGAGATGGCGCGCCTGCCCTGTTGGTGAGTGACGAGGATTCTCTTTCGCGCGAAAAACTGGTAGCAGGTTCGGAACTCGAATACACGCTCGGTCAGCGACACTGCGCCGGGACGTTCGACGGTTCGGTACACGTTTCCTGCGCCCGACCCGGAACACCCTACTGCGATGCACACACTTCGACGTGGATTTGCGCCCGCTGTACCGGCACCTGTCTCAAAGACGAGATGGACTGCTACGAAGACCACGCAATCTATCTCGCGGCGTTCGCCCCCACGACGTTCAAAGTCGGCGTCACCCGCGAATGGCGACTCGAAACCCGACTACGAGAGCAGGGCGCAGACCGCGCCGTCCACCTTCAGACCGTGAAAGACGGGCGAATCGCCCGTCAACTCGAAGCCGAAATCGCGGAAAACTTCACCGACCGCGTGCGGGTTCCGATGAAGATTCGTGACCTCAACCGAAGCGTCGATGAATCCGCGTGGAACGACGCACTCTCTTCTTTCGACCCAATCGACAGTTTCGACTTCGATTACGGCTTCGAACTCGCCTCCGCCCCGGTTCACGAAACGCTCGCCAGCGGCACTGTCGTCGGGACACAGGGTCGCGTTCTCGTGCTCGAACGGGGCGGGACGGCCTACGCCACCGACATGCGGGATTTGGTGGGCTACGAACTCGAAGCGGGCGCGACCGACCGAAGCCTGCAAGCCAGCCTCGGCACCTTTTAG